The nucleotide sequence TAAATCGCCTTCTCCTTGAGAAATATCCTTTAAAGCCAGAACAACTTTTTGCAGTGGCAAGATCATTCTGCGTGTTACAACAAATGTCGATACTAAGGCAACACCCAAAAGAGTAAAACCTGTTACAACCATCATGTATTGCAGACTTGCTACGGTATCCAAAAAATCGTTGACAGGAGCCCTTATTACTACTATCCAGCCTGTTGACTGCATAATAGCATATGAACCGATATTTTGGTCTCCGTTAAAAGTATAGTAACCTACAGATGTTTTTTTTGACTGCATGGCTTGTTTTGCAAAGTTTGCAATTGATACCAATGTAGGGTCTGTTTTGGCCTTTTCTTGAAAATTGTCTTGATTCAGAACCAGATCCCTGTTGCGGTGGGCTATGGCATTTCCTGTTTTGCCTAAGATAAAACAATATCCGCTTCTTCCTACTGTGATATGATCTATGTCTTCTGAAAGCTTTGTTCCGGGTGTATCCGCTGCGAGTACACCTATGATTCTATTTTCATAGTCGTATATGGGAACTGAGATGGTATTCACCAGCGTTCCGTCGGCCTTTGAACCATAGGGCTCCGCTTACGAATTGTTCTCCTGATAAAGCTCTTTTAAACCATTCTCTATCATTTACATCAAATATTCGTCCGTCAAGTGTGTGACAATTTCCGTTTATATCCGTTATAGAAAACTCCGATATTCTGGGATTAAAAGCCGCTTCTTTTTTTAAATAGGATATCTTGTCTGAGTAGGACGCATTTATATCTCTTAATTCGGATGCTCTGGAAGCACTCGAAACAAAATTCAAAAAAGAGTTGACCATTGAATCTATCAGATCGGCAGTGTCTTTGGCCTTGTCCTTCAAATGTGTTTCTACCTTTTCAAGGATTGCCTTTTTTGACATAACGGCTCCTATTATTCCCTGTGTCGATACGGAGATAACAATGATTGCGGCAAAAAGAATAAGAAGTTTTTTGCCTATTGAAAAAATCTTATCTTCCGAGACACTCTTTCTCATAACTAATTCTTTTTTTGCGGTGGGGTTTGCAACAACCAATTCTTTATCCTTCATTTTTTTCCTCCTAAAAATACACTTTATATTATGTCTTATAAATAGTTTACATCAGTATTATAAATAATGCAAGATTTATATTTTAAATTTTTAAAGATTTATAGGCTATCTCTAAAAACCTTATTTCGCTTATTTTTTGAGTACGAACACTCCGGTTGACGAAAGTGTTTAAATATGTAATAATAAATTCATACTAGGAGGCTTTAAATGCTAGCACTTATTATCGGTATCGTTTTAATCGCTTTTACGGTTATTGCAGCCCTCCCCATGGGCTTGGCTTGGGGACAGGATATTCTCTTATTTTTAAGAGGCGGTTTACCTATTTTTGCAGCTTTTGTCGGCCTTATTTCCGTATTTATAGGAATTGCCGATATTAAAGACAAGCAAGATGCAAGAAAAGAAGAAGCAGCTATGAAGGCTGCCGAAAATAAAGCCGAATAATTGTCATCATCTTAAGTTATTGACACTTATTCCATATTTAGTTATAATATCAGAACCCACATTATCTGCATATATTGTTTGTAGAAGGTATACATTAAATGAAAACTATTTTTTTAAAAGAACATGAAGCGCCGCGCTCTTGGTACGTTATTGATGCCGCCGGGAAGCCGCTTGGACGCGTTGCTGCTAAGACTGCAGCTATGCTGAGAGGAAAGCACAAGGTAGGTTTTGCACCTCATCAGGAAATCGGTGATTATGTCGTTATTATTAATGCCGAAAAAGTAGCCGTAACAGGAAATAAGGCTAAGGATAAGATGTACTATACTCACTCCGGTTATGTAGGCGGTTTAAAGTCCATCAACTTTAACGGCTTAATAGCTAAAAAACCGGCTGAGCCCTTGATGATTGCAATTAAAGGTATGCTTCCTAAGGGACCCCTTGGAAGAAAGCTTTTAACGAATGTTAAGGTCTATGCAGGCCCCGAACATCCTCACCAAGCACAGAACCCCATAACGGTTGAAGTATAAGGAGCGTAAAGTGAAAAATATTGGAATGGGAACAGGCCGACGAAAAACTTCAGTGGCGCGAGTATACATTCGGGATGGAAAAGGTCAGTTAATGGTCAATGATAAGGACATTAACGAGTACTTTGCCACTCCGGAACAAGTCCAAAAAGCAAAAGAACCATTAATGGTTACTGCGGGTGAATCTAAGTATGATATTATAATCACTGTACGAGGCGGAGGTCTTACAGGCCAAGCCGGTGCGTGCTCTCACGGAATTGCAAGAGCTTTAGCCCAAGTCGATGCATCAAATCATGCATCCTTAAAGGCTAACGGATTGCTTACACGTGATTCACGAATGGTTGAACGAAAAAAATTCGGTCAGCGCGGTGCAAGACGAAGATTCCAGTTCAGCAAACGTTAATCCTTTTTCTATTGCGGATATATGCAGCACTTCTTCAGATTTGGTGAAAATCATCAATTCTGAAGGGGTGTCTTTTGTAACACGGCCTGATTATTTTGATGAAGATGATTTTGACGGCCTTGTTGGTGAGTGCGGTTGTCCTATAAGCGATGAATCGCTTGAGGCACTGCTTAATGCTGTAAGAATTTATGAGGCTGAGTGTACTGCT is from Treponema denticola and encodes:
- the rplM gene encoding 50S ribosomal protein L13 — translated: MKTIFLKEHEAPRSWYVIDAAGKPLGRVAAKTAAMLRGKHKVGFAPHQEIGDYVVIINAEKVAVTGNKAKDKMYYTHSGYVGGLKSINFNGLIAKKPAEPLMIAIKGMLPKGPLGRKLLTNVKVYAGPEHPHQAQNPITVEV
- the rpsI gene encoding 30S ribosomal protein S9; the encoded protein is MKNIGMGTGRRKTSVARVYIRDGKGQLMVNDKDINEYFATPEQVQKAKEPLMVTAGESKYDIIITVRGGGLTGQAGACSHGIARALAQVDASNHASLKANGLLTRDSRMVERKKFGQRGARRRFQFSKR